From a single Lolium rigidum isolate FL_2022 chromosome 7, APGP_CSIRO_Lrig_0.1, whole genome shotgun sequence genomic region:
- the LOC124671148 gene encoding benzyl alcohol O-benzoyltransferase-like yields MADQALVFAVRRRELELVGPAAPTPREIKRLSDLDDRHVLRMNVSLAFFYRGREEGVALGDPAGVIQRALGEALVHYYPLAGRLREVEGRKLDRPWLVVDCTGEGVLFVEAEADVRLAELHAAGLRPPIPCMQQLLLEVEGSSGMVDTPLMLIQVTRLLCGGFVFALRHNHTLCDATGIVQFINAVAELAGGLPAPTVAPAWARELLEMPSPPMPSFPRSEFDVQQSPQVTQTFPAPGPVDGDMVVRSFIFSHSEVAVIKKRLPPLLRDTATTFEALAAFLWRARTAALEFPPDESAPLAIIANFRAAADLGLPSGYYGNAIVASRAIADAAELRRGSLEDAVALVRQAKVMVTAEYVRSTVNELVLGGRGQPPLLPANMYLLSDLRRVGFHRVDFGWGKPVFAGPVYPVFRQSFFTVIMDRNGEEAVIVPVALPRQAMERFAVEMERLVVSKL; encoded by the exons ATGGCGGACCAGGCGCTGGTGTTCGCGGTGCGCCGGCGTGAACTGGAGCTCGTCGGCCCGGCAGCGCCCACGCCCCGGGAGATTAAGCGCCTGTCCGACCTCGACGACCGGCACGTTCTGCGCATGAACGTGTCTTTGGCCTTCTTTTACCGTGGCagagaggagggcgtcgcactGGGTGATCCGGCCGGCGTCATCCAACGCGCCCTCGGCGAGGCGCTCGTGCACTATTACCCGCTGGCCGGGCGGCTGAGGGAGGTGGAGGGGAGGAAGCTG gaccggccctggctGGTGGTCGACTGCACCGGCGAGGGGGTGTTGTTCGTGGAGGCCGAGGCCGACGTGCGGCTGGCGGAGCTTCATGCGGCCGGGCTCAGGCCGCCGATCCCGTGCATGCAACAGCTGCTCTTGGAAGTGGAGGGATCCAGCGGCATGGTCGACACACCTTTGATGCTCATCCAG GTAACCCGGCTGCTCTGCGGTGGCTTTGTGTTCGCGCTCCGCCACAACCATACCTTATGCGACGCTACCGGCATCGTCCAGTTCATCAACGCCGTTGCCGAGCTCGCCGGCGGCCTTCCCGCGCCGACGGTCGCACCCGCGTGGGCCCGCGAGCTCCTCGAGATGCCTAGCCCGCCTATGCCGTCCTTCCCACGCAGCGAGTTTGACGTTCAGCAGTCGCCGCAGGTTACTCAAACATTTCCGGCGCCGGGGCCGGTGGACGGCGACATGGTCGTGCGGTCATTCATCTTCAGCCACTCAGAGGTTGCCGTGATCAAGAAacgcctccctcctctcctccgcgACACGGCCACGACCTTCGAGGCGCTCGCGGCATTCCTCTGGCGTGCCCGCACCGCTGCGCTTGAGTTCCCGCCGGACGAGAGCGCGCCGCTTGCAATCATCGCCAACTTCAGAGCAGCCGCCGACCTGGGCCTGCCCTCGGGGTACTACGGCAACGCCATCGTGGCTTCCAGGGCGATTGCTGATGCTGCAGAGCTGCGCCGCGGCTCCCTCGAAGACGCGGTAGCGCTGGTGCGGCAGGCTAAGGTTATGGTGACCGCCGAGTACGTGCGCTCCACGGTCAACGAGCTGGTGCTGGGCGGCCGGGGCCAGCCGCCATTGTTGCCAGCGAACATGTACCTCCTCTCCGACCTTCGCCGTGTCGGGTTTCACCGCGTGGACTTCGGGTGGGGCAAGCCGGTCTTCGCCGGGCCGGTCTACCCTGTCTTCCGCCAGAGCTTTTTCACCGTCATTATGGATCGAAATGGGGAGGAAGCGGTTATCGTGCCGGTGGCGTTGCCGCGACAAGCCATGGAACGCTTCGCGGTGGAGATGGAGAGGCTCGTAGTATCTAAGCTCTAA